CTGCGCGCAATTCGGTGCCCAGATACCGAGGCGGTCACCGGTCTGCAAGCCGAGCGCCAACAGAGCTCTGGCGTGCAGGTCGACAGCCTGGGCCAGTTGCTGCCAGGTGTAGCGCAACTGTTGATGGCGCACGACCAGCGCCTCCCCGGCCGGGTATTGCGCGACGGTGTTGTCGAATGCTTGACCGATGGTCATCGCCAGTAAGGCTTTTTCCTGGGAACCACGGGTATAGCTGCGCTGCGGGCTTGCACTGGGTTGATCCATGACGACCCCTATTGTCTTTATTTGCGGGTGGGCGACCCAACCTGCAGGAGCGAAGTGTGCTCGCGAAGAAGCCAGTACATTCAACACTGATGTCGACTGATCTGACGCTTTCGCGAGCACGCTTCGCTCCTACAGGATTTGCCGCTGTTCGATCTTGAACTGGCCCTACTGTCGCTCAAGTTGACGTTAACGTAAAGGGTGATTGACAGCCATTCGTCACAGGCTTACGTTAACGTAAAGGTGAGAGCCAATTGACGGCCTCACCAACCGACAAAAAAGCCAAAAGGTGACCCATGAGCTACCCATCCCTGAACTTTGCCCTCGGTGAAACCATCGACATGCTGCGCGATCAGGTTCAGTCCTTCGTCGCCAAAGAGATCGCCCCGCGCGCCGCTCAGATCGACATCGACAACCTGTTCCCGGCTGACCTGTGGCGCAAATTCGGCGACATGGGCCTGCTGGGCATTACCGTCGCGGAAGAATATGGCGGTGCTGGCCTGGGCTACCTGGCCCACGTGGTCGCGATGGAAGAAATCAGTCGCGGCTCGGCGTCAGTCGCCTTGTCCTACGGCGCGCACTCCAACCTCTGCGTCAACCAGATCAACCGCAACGGCAATCACGAACAGAAAACCAAGTACCTGCCGAAGCTGATCAGCGGCGAACACATTGGCGCCTTGGCCATGAGCGAACCGAATGCCGGTTCCGACGTGGTGTCGATGAAGCTGCGTGCCGACAAGCGTGGCGATCACTACGTGCTCAACGGCAGCAAGACCTGGATCACCAACGGCCCCGACGCCAACACCTACGTGATCTACGCCAAGACCGACCTGGAAAAAGGCCCCCACGGCATTACCGCGTTCATCGTCGAACGTGATTCGAAAGGCTTCAGCCGCAGCAATAAATTCGACAAGCTCGGCATGCGCGGTTCCAACACCTGCGAGCTGTTCTTCGATGACGTCGAAGTGCCGGAAGAAAACATCCTCGGCGTGCTCAACGGCGGCGTGAAAGTGCTGATGAGCGGCCTCGACTACGAACGCGTCGTGCTGTCCGGCGGCCCGACCGGGATCATGCAGGCCTGCATGGACCTGATCGTTCCCTACATCCACGACCGCAAGCAGTTCGGCCAAAGCATCGGTGAGTTCCAGCTGATCCAGGGCAAAGTCGCCGACATGTACACCCAACTCAATGCCAGCCGCGCTTATCTGTATGCCGTGGCCCAAGCCTGCGAGCGTGGCGAAACCACCCGCAAGGACGCCGCCGGCGTGATCCTCTACAGCGCCGAACGCGCCACGCAAATGGCCCTCGACGCGATCCAGATTCTTGGCGGCAACGGCTACATCAACGAATTCCCGGCCGGTCGTCTGCTGCGTGACGCCAAGCTGTACGAAATCGGCGCTGGCACCAGTGAGATCCGTCGCATGCTGATCGGTCGCGAACTGTTCAACGAAACGAAATAAATTTCGTCAGCGGCAGGCGGCAAGTTTCAAGCTGCAAGAGGACCGTGCTCTTGCTTCAACTTGTAGCTTGTCGCTTGCAACTCGAAGCTGCTACGGAGTAGCCCCATGATTCTGCATACCCAGCTCAACCCCCGTTCGGCGGAGTTCGCGGCCAACAGCGCGGCGATGCTCAAACAGGTCGACGCCCTGCACACCCTGCTCGCCCAAGTGCAGCAAGGTGGCGGTCCGAAGGCGCAAGAACGTCACACCTCGCGGGGCAAATTGCTGCCGCGTGAACGGATCAATCGCCTGCTCGATCCGGGCTCACCGTTTTTAGAGATCAGCCAACTGGCGGCCTACGCGGTCTACGGCGAAGACGTTCCGGCGGCGGGCGTGATTGCCGGGATCGGCCGTGTCGAAGGCGTCGAGTGCATGATCGTCGCCAACGACGCCACAGTGAAAGGTGGCTCGTATTACCCGCTGACGGTGAAAAAACACCTGCGTGCCCAGACCATCGCCCAGCAGAATCGCCTGCCGTGCATCTATCTGGTGGATTCGGGCGGCGCCAACCTGCCCCGTCAGGATGAAGTGTTTCCAGACCGCGAGCACTTCGGACGGATCTTCTTCAACCAGGCCAACATGAGCGCCATGGGCATCCCGCAAATTGCCGTGGTCATGGGCTCCTGCACGGCGGGTGGTGCTTATGTGCCAGCGATGGCTGACGAAGCGATCATGGTGCGCCAGCAGGCCACCATTTTCCTCGCCGGTCCGCCGTTGGTGAAAGCCGCGACCGGCGAAGTGGTCAGCGCTGAAGACCTCGGCGGGGCTGATGTGCATTGCAAGATTTCCGGTGTCGCCGACCACTACGCCGAGAGCGATGAACACGCGCTGGCCATTGCGCGGCGCAGCGTCGCCAACCTCAACTGGCGCAAGCTCGGCGAACTGCAGCAGCGCACACCCATCGCCCCGCTCTACGCCAGCGATGAGCTGTACGGCGTGGTGTCGGCCGACGCCAAGCAACCGTTCGATGTGCGCGAGGTGATCTCGCGGCTGGTCGACGGTTCGGTGTTCGACGAATTCAAGGCGCTGTTCGGGACCACGCTGGTGTGCGGCTTCGCGCATCTGCACGGTTACCCTATCGCGATCCTCGCTAACAACGGCATCCTGTTCGCCGAAGCCGCGCAAAAAGGCGCGCACTTTATCGAACTGGCTTGCCAGCGCGGCATTCCTTTACTGTTCCTGCAAAACATCACCGGCTTCATGGTCGGCCAGAAATACGAGGCCGGCGGCATCGCCAAGCACGGCGCAAAACTGGTGACCGCCGTGGCGTGTGCCAAGGTGCCGAAATTCACCGTGATCATCGGCGGCAGTTTTGGCGCCGGTAACTACGGCATGTGCGGACGCGCCTACGATCCGCGCTTCCTGTGGATGTGGCCGAACGCGCGCATCGGCGTGATGGGGGCCGAGCAAGCGGCTGGCGTATTGGTGCAGGTCAAGCGCGAGCAGGCCGAGCGCAGTGGCCAGGGTTTCAGCGCCGAGCAGGAAGCCGAGATCAAGCAACCAATCCTCGATCAATACGAAGAACAGGGCCACCCTTATTACTCCAGCGCACGGCTGTGGGACGACGGCGTCATCGACCCGGCGCAGACCCGCGACGTGCTGGCCCTGGCCTTGTCCGCGTCGCTGAACGCGCCAATCGAACCGAGCCGCTTCGGCGTGTTCCGGATGTGATCCGACCCTGTAGGGGCGAGGTTTTCCCGCGAAGGCATTGGCACATCCAGCATCGATGTGACTGACAAACCACCTTCGCGGGCAAGCCTCGCTCCCACAGAATAGAGTTGTGGAGACGGACAAACATGAGCGACTTCAACACCCTCGAACTGCTGACCGATCCGCGAGGTTTCGCGACCCTGTGGCTCAGCCGTGAAGAAAAGAACAACGCGTTCAACGCCGAGATGATCCGCGAACTGATCCTCGCACTGGACAAAGTATCAACCGATGCCAGCCTGCGGTTTCTGCTGGTGCGCGGCCGCGGCAAGCATTTCAGCGCCGGTGCCGACCTGGCCTGGATGCAGCAATCGGCCGAGCTCGATTACCACACCAACCTCGACGACGCCCGGGAACTGGCGGAATTGATGTACAACCTCGCCAAGCTGAAAATCCCGACCCTGGCCGTGGTGCA
This region of Pseudomonas mandelii genomic DNA includes:
- a CDS encoding isovaleryl-CoA dehydrogenase yields the protein MSYPSLNFALGETIDMLRDQVQSFVAKEIAPRAAQIDIDNLFPADLWRKFGDMGLLGITVAEEYGGAGLGYLAHVVAMEEISRGSASVALSYGAHSNLCVNQINRNGNHEQKTKYLPKLISGEHIGALAMSEPNAGSDVVSMKLRADKRGDHYVLNGSKTWITNGPDANTYVIYAKTDLEKGPHGITAFIVERDSKGFSRSNKFDKLGMRGSNTCELFFDDVEVPEENILGVLNGGVKVLMSGLDYERVVLSGGPTGIMQACMDLIVPYIHDRKQFGQSIGEFQLIQGKVADMYTQLNASRAYLYAVAQACERGETTRKDAAGVILYSAERATQMALDAIQILGGNGYINEFPAGRLLRDAKLYEIGAGTSEIRRMLIGRELFNETK
- a CDS encoding carboxyl transferase domain-containing protein, with amino-acid sequence MILHTQLNPRSAEFAANSAAMLKQVDALHTLLAQVQQGGGPKAQERHTSRGKLLPRERINRLLDPGSPFLEISQLAAYAVYGEDVPAAGVIAGIGRVEGVECMIVANDATVKGGSYYPLTVKKHLRAQTIAQQNRLPCIYLVDSGGANLPRQDEVFPDREHFGRIFFNQANMSAMGIPQIAVVMGSCTAGGAYVPAMADEAIMVRQQATIFLAGPPLVKAATGEVVSAEDLGGADVHCKISGVADHYAESDEHALAIARRSVANLNWRKLGELQQRTPIAPLYASDELYGVVSADAKQPFDVREVISRLVDGSVFDEFKALFGTTLVCGFAHLHGYPIAILANNGILFAEAAQKGAHFIELACQRGIPLLFLQNITGFMVGQKYEAGGIAKHGAKLVTAVACAKVPKFTVIIGGSFGAGNYGMCGRAYDPRFLWMWPNARIGVMGAEQAAGVLVQVKREQAERSGQGFSAEQEAEIKQPILDQYEEQGHPYYSSARLWDDGVIDPAQTRDVLALALSASLNAPIEPSRFGVFRM